The genomic interval GTGTAGTGCACGACGACGTCGTCCTGCTTCGTCGGGGCGGCGCCCGCCCCCGCCTTCGTCTCCTGGTAGACCAGCCCCGACGCGGTCTTCTGCGCGCCCTTCTGGCTCGCTGCCTCGGCCAGGAAGCGCGTCGACGCCTCTCGCTCTCCCGCCGCGCGAGCCGCTGAGCGCGAGCGCATGAGCTCGTTGATCTTGTCCTTGTAGGCGTCGGGATCGACGTCGGACTTCTCGTCCGCGAGCCCCGACGAGAGCCCCGCGATCAGGAGCTTCACCTCGTCGGGCGAGAGCGCGAACAATTTCAAATTCCTGGCCACCGCCCGCCCGAGCGCGTAGACGGTCTTCTGCTCCTCGGTCTCGGGCACCTGCGCCTCGGCCGCGAGGCTCGTGGCGAGAATGCAGAGGAAGGCGAGCTGGGCGGTCC from Deltaproteobacteria bacterium carries:
- a CDS encoding FKBP-type peptidyl-prolyl cis-trans isomerase, whose amino-acid sequence is MPSRIAARTAQLAFLCILATSLAAEAQVPETEEQKTVYALGRAVARNLKLFALSPDEVKLLIAGLSSGLADEKSDVDPDAYKDKINELMRSRSAARAAGEREASTRFLAEAASQKGAQKTASGLVYQETKAGAGAAPTKQDDVVVHYTGKRRDGSVFDSSVERGEPADFPLARMIPCWTEGLQLMKPGGKAVITCPADLAYGDTGLPPGSGEMIAPGAALRFEVELISVEKGGAAKSPGSAP